A stretch of Aerococcus urinaehominis DNA encodes these proteins:
- the yajC gene encoding preprotein translocase subunit YajC gives MNTLAFSGGGTGLLIYIIFMGLLVYFMLIRPNKKRQEQQQELINSQAVGDHAVTIGGLHGIIAEIDEVNNTITLDCEGIVLVFDRRAIARTEKGDPFQTEAANDAITNDAKEAELAEEAKPEEE, from the coding sequence ATGAACACACTAGCTTTTAGTGGCGGTGGTACCGGCCTATTAATTTACATTATCTTTATGGGGTTATTAGTGTACTTTATGCTGATTCGCCCCAATAAAAAACGTCAAGAGCAGCAGCAAGAATTAATTAATTCTCAAGCGGTTGGAGACCATGCTGTTACCATCGGTGGTTTGCATGGCATTATTGCGGAAATTGATGAGGTAAACAACACGATTACTCTTGATTGCGAAGGGATTGTTTTAGTTTTTGATCGACGTGCCATTGCTCGTACCGAGAAGGGTGACCCCTTCCAAACTGAGGCAGCTAATGATGCCATTACTAATGATGCCAAAGAAGCAGAATTAGCAGAAGAGGCTAAACCCGAAGAAGAGTAG
- the dinB gene encoding DNA polymerase IV translates to MRTIGILQFKEPEIDGSRKILHVDMDAFYAAIEQRDNVDMRGKPVVIARHPKQNAGKGVVATCSYEARKYGIHSAMSAAEAYRLCPQAIFVPGRHDYYRQISQQVRAIFSRYTDVIEPLSIDEAFLDVTDNKKAIPYATQVAQDIQLAIYRELNLTCSIGVSYNKFIAKLASDYKKPFGLTVITPKRALAFLDQLPIDEFYGVGSRLAEKMHDLDIYKGADLKALSQEDCIRYFGKAGLALYERVRGVDNRPVKTSRQPKSVSKERTLYPFVYHEDEVDQIIYQLSNQVADSLAKKNLKGRVLTLKMRYADFTTMTRQTQLREAISQGQDINFYARELWQSHGQVQAGVRLLGVGLSQLLTREYEHIKLPLDNLYGRGEG, encoded by the coding sequence GTGCGTACGATTGGCATCTTGCAGTTTAAAGAGCCAGAAATTGATGGTTCACGTAAAATTTTACATGTAGATATGGACGCCTTTTATGCAGCCATAGAACAAAGAGACAATGTAGACATGCGGGGCAAACCGGTTGTGATTGCCCGCCACCCCAAGCAAAATGCTGGCAAGGGGGTCGTGGCGACCTGTTCTTACGAGGCACGTAAATATGGTATTCACTCTGCCATGAGTGCAGCTGAAGCTTACCGGCTATGCCCCCAAGCTATCTTTGTACCAGGGCGCCATGATTATTACCGCCAGATCTCTCAACAGGTTCGGGCTATATTTTCTCGCTATACTGATGTGATTGAGCCCCTGTCTATAGATGAAGCTTTTCTTGACGTGACTGATAATAAAAAAGCTATTCCTTACGCTACCCAAGTTGCCCAAGATATCCAGTTAGCTATCTACCGTGAGCTTAATCTCACCTGCAGTATTGGCGTTTCTTACAATAAATTTATCGCTAAATTGGCCTCAGATTATAAGAAACCCTTTGGTTTGACGGTCATTACGCCCAAACGAGCGCTAGCTTTTTTAGACCAACTACCGATTGACGAGTTTTATGGTGTGGGCAGCCGTTTAGCAGAAAAAATGCATGATTTGGATATTTATAAGGGGGCAGACCTCAAGGCTTTAAGCCAGGAAGACTGTATCCGATATTTTGGTAAGGCGGGTCTAGCCCTTTATGAACGGGTGCGGGGGGTCGATAATCGACCAGTCAAAACCAGCCGTCAGCCTAAATCTGTTAGTAAGGAGCGTACCCTCTATCCCTTTGTCTACCATGAAGATGAGGTCGACCAGATTATTTACCAGTTGTCTAATCAAGTAGCTGATAGTCTCGCTAAAAAGAACCTAAAAGGGCGGGTTTTAACGCTAAAAATGCGCTACGCTGATTTTACTACGATGACCCGGCAAACCCAGCTGCGGGAGGCAATCAGCCAGGGTCAGGATATTAACTTTTATGCCAGGGAACTCTGGCAAAGTCATGGTCAGGTGCAAGCAGGGGTCCGCTTATTAGGAGTTGGCTTGAGCCAACTGCTGACGCGTGAATATGAGCATATTAAACTACCCCTGGATAACTTATATGGAAGAGGAGAAGGCTAA
- the tgt gene encoding tRNA guanosine(34) transglycosylase Tgt, which yields MSSPALKYTLIHQDKYTGARLGEIETPHGKIETPIFMPVGTLATVKSVSPEELTAMEAQIILSNTYHLWLRPGDDLVKEAGGLHQFMNWHKPILTDSGGFQVFSLSDSRTIKEEGVYFKSHLDGSKLFLGPEEAIQIENNLGADIIMSFDECPDFNHSYDYVKDSINRTTRWAERGLKAHQRPDDQALFGIIQGAGYKDLRLQHAHDLISLDFPGYSIGGLSVGESKQEMYEVLDYLTPVMPSDKPRYLMGVGSPDALIEGAIRGVDMFDCVLPTRIARNGTCMTSRGRLVVKNAKFARDFGPIDDQCDCYTCRNFSRAYVRHLFKADETFGLRLTSIHNLHFLINLMKQVREAIRNDQLLEFKEDFFEAYGLNQANPKNF from the coding sequence ATGTCATCTCCGGCATTAAAATATACTTTAATCCACCAAGATAAATACACGGGCGCGCGACTAGGTGAAATAGAGACCCCCCATGGCAAGATTGAAACCCCAATCTTTATGCCTGTCGGCACCCTGGCAACAGTTAAAAGTGTGTCGCCTGAAGAATTAACCGCTATGGAAGCCCAGATTATCTTATCCAACACCTATCATTTATGGCTAAGACCAGGCGATGATTTAGTTAAGGAAGCTGGTGGCCTCCACCAATTCATGAACTGGCACAAGCCTATCTTAACGGATTCGGGCGGCTTCCAAGTCTTCTCCCTGTCTGATAGTCGGACAATTAAAGAAGAGGGTGTTTACTTTAAGAGCCATTTGGACGGATCTAAGTTATTCTTGGGTCCTGAGGAAGCTATTCAAATTGAAAATAACCTAGGGGCAGATATCATTATGTCGTTTGATGAATGCCCAGATTTTAACCATTCTTATGACTATGTCAAGGATTCAATTAACCGAACAACACGGTGGGCAGAGCGGGGCTTGAAGGCTCACCAGCGTCCGGATGACCAGGCCTTGTTTGGGATTATTCAAGGGGCCGGCTATAAGGACCTTCGCCTGCAACACGCTCATGACCTTATCTCGTTAGATTTCCCTGGTTATTCTATTGGCGGTTTATCCGTTGGTGAAAGTAAACAAGAAATGTACGAAGTTTTAGATTATCTGACCCCGGTGATGCCAAGCGATAAACCGCGTTATCTAATGGGCGTCGGTAGTCCGGATGCCTTGATTGAAGGTGCCATTCGTGGGGTAGATATGTTCGACTGTGTCTTACCGACGCGGATTGCCCGCAATGGGACTTGTATGACTAGCCGTGGCCGTCTTGTTGTTAAGAACGCTAAATTTGCGCGTGATTTTGGCCCTATTGATGATCAATGTGATTGCTATACTTGCCGCAACTTTAGCCGGGCCTATGTGCGTCATCTCTTTAAGGCTGATGAGACTTTCGGTCTGCGTTTGACTTCGATTCATAACTTACATTTCTTAATTAACTTGATGAAGCAAGTTAGAGAAGCCATCCGTAATGATCAGTTATTGGAATTCAAGGAAGACTTTTTTGAAGCTTATGGCTTAAACCAAGCTAATCCCAAGAATTTTTAA
- a CDS encoding Y-family DNA polymerase encodes MAFADNPIFDYNREPSRDILCIDCKSFYASTESVARGWDPMAADLVVMSYPQGGDQGRGSGLIMAASPQAKANYQISNISRARDLPYPYPASLMTVPPRMRFYMAENQAVNRIYKGFVDEDNHHVYSVDESFLDVTNTRHLFGAKTADEMAAKIQAKIKDELGLRVTVGIGDNPLLAKLALDNAAKHQQSMRAEWRYEDVPDTLWQIKDMTDFWGIGRRTAKSLQGMGINNIYDLAHNSYYMLRDKLGIVGGQLYAHAWGIDRSFIGQPYQVKTPSLGNSQILPRDYNDYDELAVVVGEMADQVASRLRRAGLKAGALSLYLGFSLAYQGQGRGLKQRRRILASNQSRHLKKEVLNMLADIYQAVSIRQVGVTASHLSPDTGYQVNLFEDLERQAKNQDLDLIVDKVRYKYGFTALVRASSLSAGGRAIARSSLVGGHAGGMAGIEGSQYG; translated from the coding sequence ATGGCTTTTGCTGACAATCCGATTTTTGATTATAACCGGGAGCCTAGTCGGGATATCCTGTGTATTGATTGTAAGTCATTTTATGCATCGACAGAATCAGTGGCCCGGGGCTGGGATCCTATGGCTGCGGATCTGGTCGTCATGTCCTATCCGCAAGGTGGAGACCAGGGCAGGGGGTCAGGCTTGATTATGGCGGCTTCTCCTCAGGCTAAAGCCAACTATCAAATTTCTAATATTTCTAGGGCCCGTGACCTGCCTTATCCCTATCCAGCTAGTTTAATGACTGTGCCACCACGCATGCGCTTTTATATGGCAGAAAACCAGGCGGTTAATCGTATTTATAAAGGTTTTGTCGATGAGGACAACCACCATGTCTATAGTGTGGATGAGAGTTTTTTAGATGTGACCAATACTCGTCATTTATTTGGGGCTAAGACCGCTGATGAGATGGCTGCGAAAATTCAAGCAAAAATTAAAGATGAATTAGGTTTAAGGGTGACAGTTGGTATCGGTGATAATCCTCTCTTAGCTAAATTGGCCTTGGATAATGCGGCCAAGCACCAACAGTCGATGCGGGCTGAATGGCGTTACGAAGATGTACCAGATACCCTTTGGCAAATTAAGGATATGACTGATTTTTGGGGGATTGGGCGGCGGACAGCTAAAAGCTTACAAGGAATGGGGATTAATAATATTTATGACTTGGCCCATAACTCTTATTATATGTTGCGTGACAAACTAGGTATTGTGGGCGGTCAACTCTATGCCCATGCCTGGGGGATTGATCGTAGCTTTATTGGCCAGCCATACCAGGTTAAAACTCCCTCGTTAGGAAATAGTCAAATTTTACCGCGTGATTATAATGATTACGATGAGTTAGCAGTAGTTGTTGGCGAAATGGCTGACCAGGTTGCTAGTCGCCTCAGGCGGGCTGGACTAAAAGCGGGTGCCCTTAGTCTTTATCTTGGCTTCTCTTTAGCCTACCAAGGACAGGGCCGGGGACTCAAACAAAGGCGTCGTATACTGGCTAGTAACCAGAGCCGCCACTTAAAAAAGGAAGTGCTGAATATGTTAGCTGATATTTATCAGGCTGTGTCGATTCGTCAAGTAGGTGTAACAGCTAGCCATTTAAGTCCTGATACTGGTTACCAGGTCAACCTCTTTGAAGACCTAGAAAGGCAAGCCAAAAATCAAGACCTGGATCTAATTGTTGATAAAGTACGCTACAAGTATGGCTTTACGGCCTTGGTCAGGGCCAGTTCCCTAAGTGCCGGTGGCCGGGCTATTGCCCGCTCTAGCCTGGTTGGCGGTCACGCTGGTGGAATGGCCGGGATTGAGGGGAGCCAATATGGTTAG
- the floA gene encoding flotillin-like protein FloA (flotillin-like protein involved in membrane lipid rafts): MALIISLIILVILIITFLVFVPVGLWVTAYFSGVPVSIGTLIGMRLRRVSPGKIIQPMIKATKAGLDLNINDLEAHYLAGGDINMVVDALIAAQRANIDLEFEQAAAIDLAGRNVFEAVQVSVNPKVIETPVIAGVAINGIEVKAKAKVTVRANIERLVGGAGEQTIIARVGEGIVTTVGSAQSHTIVLENPDSISQTILRKGLDAGTAFEILSIDIADVDVGRNIGAKLQAEQAEADKRIAQAKAEERRAMAVAQEQENIARTQEMRAKVVEAQSKVPLALAKALEAGHMGAADYYNLKNIEADTSMRESLAHEPKPGEDA, encoded by the coding sequence ATGGCATTGATTATTAGTTTGATTATTTTAGTGATATTAATTATTACCTTCTTAGTTTTCGTACCCGTTGGCCTCTGGGTAACCGCCTACTTCTCAGGGGTACCTGTTTCTATTGGCACCCTAATTGGTATGCGCTTGCGACGGGTCAGCCCGGGTAAGATTATCCAACCCATGATTAAGGCTACTAAGGCTGGACTGGATCTCAATATAAATGATTTAGAGGCCCATTATTTGGCTGGTGGGGATATTAATATGGTTGTAGATGCCTTAATCGCTGCCCAACGTGCCAATATTGACCTGGAATTTGAACAAGCTGCCGCTATTGATTTAGCTGGTCGGAATGTGTTCGAAGCGGTCCAAGTATCAGTTAATCCCAAGGTTATTGAAACCCCAGTTATTGCCGGGGTGGCTATTAATGGGATCGAAGTCAAGGCTAAGGCCAAGGTAACTGTTCGTGCTAACATCGAACGTTTAGTTGGGGGCGCTGGTGAGCAGACCATTATCGCCCGGGTTGGTGAAGGGATTGTGACTACTGTCGGATCAGCCCAGTCCCACACCATTGTTTTAGAAAATCCGGACTCAATTTCTCAGACCATTCTACGTAAGGGACTTGATGCGGGGACTGCATTTGAAATTCTCTCGATTGATATCGCGGATGTAGATGTTGGTCGTAATATCGGTGCCAAACTACAAGCAGAGCAGGCCGAGGCTGACAAGCGGATTGCCCAGGCTAAAGCTGAGGAGCGTCGTGCCATGGCTGTCGCTCAGGAACAGGAAAACATTGCCCGCACCCAGGAAATGAGGGCCAAAGTTGTTGAAGCCCAGTCCAAGGTGCCGCTAGCCCTGGCTAAGGCTTTAGAAGCAGGCCATATGGGGGCGGCCGACTACTATAATCTAAAGAATATCGAAGCTGATACCAGTATGCGGGAAAGTTTGGCCCACGAGCCTAAACCAGGTGAGGACGCATGA
- the clpB gene encoding ATP-dependent chaperone ClpB, with amino-acid sequence MPNMEMTTTLQEAVANAQQIAMTRHHQEISIAHLFLALVQPGQFAYNFYSDLGIDMDKMQNELENEIDKLPSVVGDNIQYGQSLSRGLLELIQKAQAQAEKLGDEYLATEMILYAIFDLNYAEITKWLQGQGLNQGQVAAKIEDLRKGDRVTSKTQEETYDALTKYGVDLTEQVKTGEMDPIIGRDEEIRDVIRILSRKTKNNPVLIGEPGVGKTAIVEGLAQRIVKGDVPDNLKDKTIFSLDMGSLISGAKYRGEFEERLKAVLSEVKKSDGQIILFIDEIHMIVGAGKTEGAMDAGNMLKPMLARGELHCIGATTLDEYREYMEKDKALERRFQRVLVKEPTVDDTISILRGLKERFEIHHKVNIHDQALVAAAELSDRYITDRFLPDKAIDLVDEASAEIRVEMNSMPTELDMERRRLIQLEIEEQALKEEDDQASKDRLADLRQELAEVRERTNQLQMQWELEKNGLNLINDKRKELDQAKHDLDQAESNYDLEKAAVLKHGTIPQLEAEVSQLEADYYDKTDQADSLVQESVTADMIAEVVARQTGIPVNRLVESEREKLLNLDNILHERVIGQDEAVESVTNAVLRSRAGIQDPNKPIGSFLFLGPTGVGKTELAKALAEAMFDSEDNMVRLDMSEYMEKHAVSRLVGAPPGYVGYEEGGQLTEAVRRNPYTVILLDEVEKAHPDVFNILLQLLDDGRLTDSQGRVVDFKNTILILTSNIGSDLLLDGIDEDGEINQETRNQVVDRLQAHFRPEFLNRIDDTIIFSPLSLDNMTGIVRKMMAQLNRRLADQNMQLDYTDDLIEWIAETAYEPQFGARPLSRFIINRIETPIARAIIAGTISEGDHVEVSLNPDSKELEFKQLN; translated from the coding sequence ATGCCAAACATGGAAATGACAACAACCTTACAAGAAGCAGTGGCTAATGCGCAACAAATTGCCATGACACGCCACCATCAAGAAATTAGCATCGCCCACCTCTTTTTAGCCCTTGTCCAACCAGGTCAGTTTGCTTATAACTTTTATAGTGACCTAGGTATTGACATGGACAAGATGCAAAATGAACTTGAAAATGAAATTGACAAACTACCTAGCGTAGTTGGTGATAACATTCAATACGGTCAGAGTCTCTCACGTGGACTTTTAGAGCTGATTCAAAAGGCCCAAGCCCAAGCCGAGAAACTGGGAGATGAGTATCTGGCAACGGAAATGATTCTCTATGCGATTTTTGACCTTAACTATGCTGAAATCACCAAGTGGTTACAAGGCCAAGGCCTAAATCAAGGTCAGGTGGCAGCCAAGATTGAAGATTTAAGAAAGGGTGATCGTGTGACTAGTAAAACACAAGAAGAAACTTATGATGCCCTGACCAAGTACGGGGTTGACTTAACCGAACAGGTTAAAACAGGTGAAATGGACCCGATTATTGGCCGTGACGAAGAAATTCGTGATGTGATTCGGATTTTATCGCGTAAAACCAAAAATAATCCGGTCCTAATTGGGGAACCTGGGGTTGGTAAAACAGCCATCGTTGAAGGTTTAGCCCAACGGATTGTTAAGGGTGACGTGCCAGATAACTTAAAAGATAAGACTATTTTCTCCCTAGATATGGGATCTTTAATTTCTGGTGCTAAGTACCGGGGTGAATTTGAAGAACGTTTGAAGGCCGTTTTATCAGAGGTAAAAAAATCTGACGGTCAAATCATACTCTTCATTGATGAAATCCATATGATTGTTGGTGCTGGTAAAACTGAAGGCGCCATGGATGCCGGCAATATGCTTAAACCAATGTTGGCTCGGGGTGAATTGCACTGTATTGGTGCCACAACCTTAGATGAATATCGGGAATATATGGAAAAAGACAAGGCCTTGGAACGCCGTTTCCAACGGGTATTGGTTAAGGAACCAACTGTTGATGATACAATTTCAATCTTGCGGGGGCTCAAAGAGCGCTTTGAAATCCACCACAAGGTCAATATCCATGACCAAGCCCTAGTCGCAGCTGCGGAATTATCAGACCGCTACATTACTGATCGTTTCTTACCAGATAAAGCGATTGACTTAGTCGATGAGGCTAGTGCTGAAATTCGGGTAGAGATGAATTCGATGCCGACTGAACTTGATATGGAGAGACGTCGCTTAATTCAATTAGAAATTGAAGAGCAGGCTCTAAAAGAAGAAGATGATCAAGCTTCTAAAGACCGGCTAGCTGACTTGCGCCAAGAATTAGCGGAGGTTAGGGAACGGACCAACCAATTGCAAATGCAGTGGGAACTTGAAAAAAATGGCCTTAACCTAATTAACGATAAGCGTAAGGAACTCGACCAGGCTAAGCATGACTTGGACCAAGCTGAAAGTAACTATGACCTAGAAAAAGCAGCCGTCTTAAAACATGGTACGATTCCCCAATTAGAGGCTGAAGTGAGCCAATTAGAGGCGGATTATTATGATAAGACCGACCAGGCTGATTCCTTGGTACAAGAATCAGTGACTGCTGACATGATTGCTGAAGTGGTGGCTCGTCAAACTGGTATCCCAGTTAACCGTCTAGTAGAGTCTGAACGGGAAAAACTGCTCAACTTGGATAATATCCTTCATGAACGGGTAATTGGCCAGGATGAAGCGGTAGAAAGTGTGACCAATGCGGTTTTACGTTCACGGGCTGGTATCCAAGACCCTAATAAACCAATTGGTTCCTTCCTCTTCCTTGGACCAACCGGGGTTGGTAAAACTGAATTAGCCAAGGCCCTAGCCGAAGCCATGTTTGATTCTGAAGATAATATGGTCCGGCTCGATATGTCTGAGTACATGGAAAAACATGCCGTGTCTCGTTTAGTGGGGGCCCCTCCAGGATATGTGGGCTACGAAGAGGGCGGTCAATTAACTGAGGCTGTCCGCCGCAACCCTTACACGGTTATCTTGCTCGATGAGGTAGAAAAAGCCCATCCAGATGTCTTTAATATCCTCTTACAACTCTTGGATGATGGCCGTTTGACCGATTCACAAGGTCGGGTGGTTGACTTTAAGAATACTATCTTGATTTTAACTTCTAATATTGGGTCTGACCTCTTGTTAGATGGTATTGATGAAGATGGTGAAATCAATCAAGAGACTAGAAATCAAGTGGTAGACCGCCTTCAAGCTCACTTTAGACCAGAATTCCTCAACCGAATTGACGACACCATTATCTTTAGCCCATTAAGTCTAGATAATATGACAGGTATTGTTCGCAAGATGATGGCTCAATTAAATCGTCGTCTGGCTGATCAAAATATGCAGTTAGACTACACTGATGACCTAATTGAGTGGATTGCTGAGACAGCTTACGAGCCACAATTTGGTGCCCGGCCATTAAGTCGTTTCATCATTAACCGGATTGAAACCCCAATTGCCCGCGCCATTATCGCTGGCACCATTTCCGAAGGTGACCATGTAGAAGTGAGCTTAAATCCAGACAGTAAAGAATTAGAATTCAAACAGTTAAACTAA
- a CDS encoding metal-sulfur cluster assembly factor: protein MDPDFYQDCMAALETVIDPELGIDIVNLGLIYDLFYDGQGSLLVRMTLTTMGCPLQDIIMDSVDYAFKDMDRVERLKVDLVWVPAWTTDRLSRYARIALGIR from the coding sequence ATGGATCCTGATTTTTACCAAGACTGCATGGCCGCCCTTGAAACGGTCATTGATCCTGAATTAGGCATTGATATTGTTAATCTTGGTTTAATCTATGACCTCTTTTATGATGGCCAGGGCAGTTTATTGGTCCGAATGACCTTAACAACTATGGGCTGTCCCTTACAGGATATCATCATGGACTCGGTGGACTATGCTTTTAAAGATATGGACCGGGTTGAACGCTTAAAGGTAGACTTAGTTTGGGTGCCAGCTTGGACGACCGACCGTCTAAGTCGTTATGCCCGGATTGCCTTGGGTATTCGCTAA
- a CDS encoding sugar phosphate isomerase/epimerase family protein, translating to MTKWVLNTIAFDQLLRAGSLKQADIPGLLADFNFSAIEYRSEYFAADEDYQALAQAGQAADLAIFLSIPDKLFLDGRLNDQIENYFKLGQAVGASQIKLNLGLYFEEMVGPEIDRIQELVKNYEIKLVVENDQTQATGSTEYFHDFMINYGFIGLATCFDVGNFLYIDENPLAAWNRLKDQTAYMHLKQVEKASLTTLFGLQAGDVPLKAILNQVPADLPVALEAAYQADQVNDVLAGLKADLQLLTD from the coding sequence ATGACAAAATGGGTATTGAATACAATCGCCTTTGACCAATTGTTGCGGGCGGGCAGCCTGAAGCAGGCAGATATTCCAGGATTACTAGCTGACTTTAATTTTTCAGCGATTGAGTATCGGTCGGAGTATTTTGCGGCAGATGAAGATTATCAAGCCTTGGCCCAAGCAGGTCAAGCAGCTGATTTAGCTATATTTCTCTCTATTCCAGATAAATTATTCTTAGATGGTCGACTGAATGACCAGATTGAAAATTATTTTAAGTTGGGACAAGCTGTTGGCGCCAGTCAAATCAAATTAAATCTAGGTCTCTACTTCGAGGAAATGGTAGGCCCTGAAATTGACCGTATCCAAGAATTGGTTAAAAATTATGAGATTAAGCTAGTGGTAGAAAATGATCAGACCCAGGCCACTGGCTCAACTGAATATTTCCACGATTTTATGATTAACTACGGTTTTATAGGTTTGGCTACCTGCTTTGACGTTGGGAATTTCCTTTATATTGATGAAAATCCTTTGGCTGCTTGGAACCGCTTAAAGGACCAAACGGCTTATATGCATCTAAAACAGGTAGAAAAAGCGAGCTTAACGACCCTGTTTGGTTTACAAGCGGGTGATGTGCCCCTGAAAGCTATCTTGAATCAGGTGCCAGCTGACTTGCCTGTCGCCTTGGAAGCAGCCTATCAAGCTGACCAGGTTAATGATGTCTTAGCCGGTCTAAAAGCAGATTTACAATTGTTGACAGATTAG
- a CDS encoding metal-dependent transcriptional regulator: protein MSISRDDYMKTILELGGSDKKIANKAIRQVLDVSAASVTEMLNRLQAEELIAYTPYQGVMLTDQGRLFALQVLRLHRLWEVFLYEKLNYSLDEVHEEAEKLEHMASPQFIDRLEAYLDYPAYCPHGGAIPNKDGKSEPEAKLALAQVPAGSKLELRRVVDEKELLAYIERSQLKLNQTYLLAEIDPYSETYQLVDQAGQEYRIVSKVAKQIFVNIID from the coding sequence ATGTCCATTAGTCGCGATGATTATATGAAGACGATTTTAGAACTGGGAGGCAGTGATAAAAAAATCGCTAATAAAGCCATTCGTCAGGTTTTAGATGTATCAGCTGCTTCGGTTACAGAAATGTTAAACCGTCTTCAGGCGGAAGAGCTAATAGCCTATACACCTTACCAAGGGGTCATGTTAACTGACCAGGGTAGATTATTTGCCCTGCAAGTTTTGCGCTTGCACCGCTTGTGGGAAGTGTTTCTCTATGAAAAATTAAATTACTCCCTAGATGAGGTCCATGAAGAGGCTGAAAAATTAGAGCACATGGCCTCTCCTCAATTTATTGATCGCTTAGAGGCTTATTTAGACTACCCCGCCTACTGTCCCCATGGTGGTGCTATTCCCAATAAGGACGGTAAGAGTGAGCCGGAAGCCAAGCTTGCCTTGGCCCAAGTTCCAGCTGGTAGTAAGCTTGAATTGCGCCGGGTAGTTGATGAAAAAGAGCTCTTAGCCTATATTGAGCGGAGCCAACTTAAGTTAAACCAGACCTATTTATTGGCGGAAATCGATCCCTATAGTGAAACCTATCAATTAGTGGACCAAGCGGGTCAAGAATACCGGATAGTCAGTAAGGTGGCTAAACAAATTTTTGTTAATATTATCGACTAA
- a CDS encoding post-transcriptional regulator: protein MLKPVFKSKAREFARQGYREISSDDIATYFLNFAWKRQVPEKLSQQVKAVRQLDANHYFDYERLQVTVYDVLPLDEIDISKLL from the coding sequence ATGCTGAAGCCGGTATTTAAAAGTAAGGCCCGTGAGTTTGCTAGACAGGGATATAGAGAAATTTCTAGCGATGATATTGCAACTTATTTTCTAAATTTTGCCTGGAAGCGCCAGGTCCCGGAAAAGCTAAGTCAACAGGTTAAGGCAGTTAGGCAGCTTGATGCGAACCACTATTTTGATTATGAAAGGCTGCAGGTAACTGTTTACGATGTGTTACCCTTAGATGAAATCGACATTAGTAAATTATTATAA
- a CDS encoding NfeD family protein — protein MTKYWLPAGLVSLASLLAYFYLIGQGQWFTLLQFAGGILLVFAELLLPTLGLLALAGGLLIFLALQAVTPSWQAASFDLMVASLVAVLTFYILVKLGYRLPITNRLVLKHSLGQAQAKMAEQNELKSLLGCQAQVYSDLRPVGKIILADGQVLEARSQADMLVTGQRVIIIAIENGQLIVRGDH, from the coding sequence ATGACCAAGTATTGGTTGCCTGCAGGTCTAGTCTCACTGGCTAGTTTACTGGCTTACTTTTACCTAATTGGCCAAGGTCAGTGGTTTACGCTCTTACAATTTGCGGGCGGCATTTTGCTAGTTTTTGCTGAGCTCTTATTACCAACCCTAGGCTTACTAGCCCTAGCCGGTGGCTTGCTAATCTTTTTAGCCTTGCAGGCTGTGACACCAAGTTGGCAGGCGGCTAGCTTTGACCTAATGGTGGCAAGTTTGGTTGCTGTATTGACCTTTTATATACTGGTCAAATTAGGTTACCGTCTGCCGATTACTAACCGCTTGGTTTTAAAGCATAGTTTGGGTCAAGCCCAAGCAAAAATGGCTGAGCAAAACGAGCTGAAATCATTACTTGGCTGTCAAGCTCAAGTTTATTCAGATTTAAGGCCGGTGGGTAAAATTATCTTAGCTGATGGTCAGGTGCTGGAAGCTAGAAGTCAGGCAGATATGTTGGTAACTGGCCAAAGAGTCATCATTATTGCAATTGAAAATGGACAACTTATAGTAAGGGGAGACCATTAA